The Raphanus sativus cultivar WK10039 unplaced genomic scaffold, ASM80110v3 Scaffold3904, whole genome shotgun sequence genomic interval TTAATCCAAGTTAGACCGTCCCTTTTTAATGTATGTCAGATTGTTTAAgtcaaaactagattttgacccgcataTCCATGAAGGTAacttttcaaatataattttttatactactttgtatataatcattttagataatatgttgctgtcattttaaaaataaataaaaataatatatttttctaaatataaaaatttaacatatgttaacaattttactttgtaaaacttattacataatttatcaattctaataattttaaaaggtgaatgatattttaatcactaacgataaattaaaaaaaaatgttagattttttcaacagattttttattactaaaactaaaattaaaatttacagttaaaatatattttttattagtttccctatatttttttttagaaattttaccaattaaataaattaatgtaaataatcaaaaatataactGAATATGCACTTAAGCCATGTTCGTTTTTGAGACGCGGACGCAGCACCGAGCGgcaacaaaatataaaaagactTCAAATTCCAGGTCAGCAACAAGTCAGAACAGAGagttaaaagataataatatttgtgACGCAGCGCCGGCGTCAACCGTTAATATTTACAGCGTCCATAAAACACGGACACTATCACTAGCGATAGTCGCCGGCGGCAACTTACTACGGACGCTGCGATTAAATTTCCTCATCTTGTTTATTAATTATAGCCGCTTGACGCTGCGTCCGCGTCAACGTAAAGAACAGGGCTTTAGTATAACTATTTTGTAATAGATAAAATGGTActtaatataaattcatttttaaaattcaaaatataacatataaaaactaaacttttaTTGTATGggtaaatatgattttttaatttattttaataatataataaaacaaaatgatgaaagatattaatgtttttaccaaatctttatcattcaaaatcattaattgccatatatattttaatcatattaattaattccgttaattttatttaaataaaaaataaaatattattttgtatattaataattaatctatgattagtttaataaaatatattatatatttagatggacTAACCTAATTCTCTAATGattctgaaaataattttagtgatgaCATGTGTGATAGATAAAATAAtgtaatgtttctttttaaaatataaaagatttatAACAAAGATTATACATTTCATAATTAAGTGAGATATGTCATTttttaatgagaaaaaaaaatatggggATGATACTTGTCAAAAGCAGAGAAGATTAAATTCCCCCCAAAGACCTTAGATGGGCCGAGATATTTCTTAAAATATCACTATGGTCCGGTGTGTGTCTGTTGACTATTTCTAATTCAAATTACTTAACGCGTAGAAGAACGGGCACgcgtaataaataatttaaagtctattttttctctttcagATCTTGAAAGTTTGTTAGTAAATATGGCGGGAGAAGACAACAACCGCGAAGCTCATCGATGCGGCGACGACGAGGACCATCATGAGGAATCGAGTCCTCTCTTGCAAGTGAACGGCACCAAGATCTCCTCGAAAGGGGACACCACCAAGACGGCGCCGATTGTGCCTCCTCCCGCGGCGGAGGAATACGGCTGGACGGCGGATGGATTGCCGGTGAGCGACGGGAGCGTGATCGGCGAGCCGATCGGGAGAAACCAGTGGAACTCCGGCCTGTTCTCCTGTCTCGGCCGGAACGATGAGTTCTGCAGCAGCGATCTCGAAGTTTGTGAGTGGTTTCTATAATTAGGGTTTTGGAATTGGGGGAATTTTGAAATCGAATGAAATTGGAAGTGAACTGATTGTAATTTGTTTGAAAGTGTCAGTCTTTAGATCGTTCTAAAGGTTAGATGTTATGTAgctttgatgatgatgatggtaatGGCTTTATTTTGTTAGGTCTTCTTGGGAGTGTGGCTCCTTGTGTATTGTATGGAACTAATGCAGAGAGGCTTGGTTCTGCTGTTCCTGGAACGTTTACGAACCACTGCTTGACGTATTCAGGACTGTACTTTATTGGTAACTCTTTGTTTGGGTGGAACTGTCTTGCTCCGTGGTTCTCTTATTCCAGCCGTTCTGCCATTCGCCGCAAGTTTAACCTTGAGGTATGTGAATTTGAGAGAACAAAGGGTTGTTCTTTGAGAAGATATTGATCAACTCACGTCTTTGTATATGTTCTTGATTGCTTGTACGATGATGATGAGTAAGGACTTAGCCCCAAGTGATTGTAACTTTTGTACCATTGTCGCCTAGTTATAGGGGGCTGTCTATTAGGATACTCTCATTTTGCacctctttttgttttgttttgtcttccTATTATCGTTTCTTCTAATGAGAAATCGCATCTCCTGAACCCatcttttgttgtatttttgGGTGAAAATACAGGGAAGCTTTGAGGCGATGAACAGGTCGTGTGGTTGCTGCGGTAGCTGCATAGAGGACGAAATGCAAAGAGAACATAT includes:
- the LOC130507014 gene encoding cell number regulator 8-like, with amino-acid sequence MAGEDNNREAHRCGDDEDHHEESSPLLQVNGTKISSKGDTTKTAPIVPPPAAEEYGWTADGLPVSDGSVIGEPIGRNQWNSGLFSCLGRNDEFCSSDLEVCLLGSVAPCVLYGTNAERLGSAVPGTFTNHCLTYSGLYFIGNSLFGWNCLAPWFSYSSRSAIRRKFNLEGSFEAMNRSCGCCGSCIEDEMQREHMETTCDFVTHLLCHTCALCQEGRELRRKVLHPGFNAHSTVVVLPPSEQTMGRK